The following DNA comes from Osmerus eperlanus chromosome 5, fOsmEpe2.1, whole genome shotgun sequence.
CAATGCCCCTCTTGTTCAACTGATCTCTGTCCTCATCACTGGAgctgctcttctcctcctcgtccaaCTCCTTCTGGATGCTCTGCCACTTCTGCACCAGCGATGGCATCTTGGTCTTACTCTTCTTCGACGACTGCACCCAGGAACAGGGGATGGCAGACAGATGGATAAGGGGAGGCGATGTTTAGAGTGATTTAGTGGTGATATGATTCAATGCTTGATGTGTGGCCTTATACATCAGAGacttgcctgaaatgttgtcacTTAGCAACAGCCAACTTGAACTAAACTACCACATTAAATAGACCCCCACCTTATCCTTCTTTAGCTTCTTGGTCTTGTCTGTGGGCACCATTTTGGCTCCAGGGGGgtctgagggaggctgggaggtggGCAATGGGGGCTGagtagggggtggagggagaggcggtGCAAGAGTTTCAGCCGGCAGGGAAGGGGCAGCCACTACAGGCACACCCCAGTATGCACTTCCACACATTACAGGGGCTGAGGAAACAAACAGGAACAACGTTACAACTCCAGGTCCCCAATGACTACAGTTTGAGACTGTGCTGTAAAAGGATTGACAGGCAAAACCCATCTTTCAGTCAGTCTGTCCGTCCTCACCTGCACTGGCAGTTTGGGTGTATAGGATTGGGCTACTGCCTATGGTTACTGCCTTGGAAGATTGCCCAGCTCCAGCAGCCTTGCGTTTATGACCCTTACCCAAGGAAACTGAGGACTCAACATTCTGTTCACAAAAGGAAGACAGACGCATTAGAAATATAGTTTGTAGCTTAATTGGTAGAACATGGTCACAAAGCAAAGGGTCAGGGCCATCCATTGCTGCACACACTGGCTGAGTGGAGCATCTTCTAATCAGGATATCCtattacattaaaaaaaagcACTGAGCAGAGGACATGTTTGATGAAACAGGCATCCTACCTTGGTGCTGGAAGAGCCAGGGGGTAAGGGAGGCCTTAGACTGCCATCCTCCTCTGTTCCCGGTGCTGGgggctctccctcttcatcctccatctctacctccaTGATCTCGCCATCGTCActgtctggaggagggggaggtgggggaggcgactcagggggaggaggcggtggtggggggtagtctgaagggggagggggctggtcagggggaagggggggttgaggtgcagaccagaggacaggctcaggggggggcatgggggctAAGGTGGAGGAACctttaaaataaacaaacatacaAAAGGTTTAGTTAGTCTACTTCCATTAATGTTCATGAATATTGATTATAACTGTTCTATGCAAGTCTCTCATTAGAATATAAGTGGTTCAGTTCAGGTCTGTGAAGGTTCTCATTACTGAAGAGGCAAGGTAATTATGATCAATGAAAAAATGGTTCTGGATCATTAGGTCCAGTTGAGGGAGCTGACGACTGACCTGCTATCCCACCCGACGGTGCGACGGCTGGGGGCGCTGGCTCCCCGTCACTGGTAGCCCTGGGCTGTGGGGTCTGGCTGCCTttctggtcctcctcctctgtctccttgttTGGGAAGTCCCACTGGGAGGTGCTGGTGCGGTCATTCACGTAAAAGTAGCGCCTGTGCTCCCTAGAAAGTGGGACAACAGAGATAGAAGACAGAATCTCAATTGCTGAGCTGGCATCTGGCTGCATCGCATGGTCCCCTGATCAGGTGAgataagggagagggggagcctgCTGCcctgagggcaggagagggccaATGTTAGGCTGGACAGTTAGATTAGCCATCCAGGGAAGGGGCCAGATTGGAGAAGGGTTTGGGGACATGTATAGGGAACCCACCTTATCAAAATCAAATAAACCAAAAACAATCAGCTTGGGTACTGTAAAGTTGATCAACAGCAGCGTTCAGAAATGAGGACATTTTGGTTGTCATAACAAAATACTCACATAGATTCTGATAACCATCCCCCCCAAACATGTGTTGATGCCAAAGAGAGAGCATCATTATCCACAACAACCAAACCAGGAAAGTAATTCCATCAAGCACTCAAAGTTCTTACACCAGAAATATTCAAATAATGTTTCACAATCAAGGAAAAAaataacaggaaacaggaaatagAGTTGGTCTGACCTGCTGGGTCCCCGTCAACGCTCCGTCTTCGCTTTTATTCACGCCTGTGACACTCCACGTTTCCGGGGCGTCACTCTGTGTCAATCATTCGCCCAACATTGCATTCTGGGGGCTGTAGTCCTGTAAAGTGCAAAGCTCTCGCACGCGACCACCTTCCTAGAGCTACCATACCCCTTTCCACTGACTGGACCCCATAACAGTCTACAGAGTCTGGGCTAGGAGTACAGGACAGgggtcctctgtctctctggcctgtgtggctgcttcCTTAACCGGGTACAGTGACAGCAGGGCATCACAGAGACCTCAACAGTCTGTTTGGGTCTTTTTCCCGCTTGCATTGGTAAACATCTCCCCATATCATGTTACAAAAGGCTGTGACCCCAGGACTGAGGGGGGTCACCgtcagatggggggagggaggagttagAGTTGTGAAAGGTAAGGAGCGCGTACCTGTCCCAGTGGCAGGACCAGCCTTTAGGGGCGGCGTTAAGTTCGTAATGTTTTATGTGCTCGGCGGCTTCCTGCAGCCTGCGACGGAGATAGATCCCGTTCAGAGCTCCTTCACGCCAGTCGGCGATCCGCATCTGAGAGTgacgggagagagacaaagacaaatcTTTAGATTTTTGGGGTGAAAGATGAGACAAGAAGGTGGGAGAGATGTGTGCAAAAGATTAAACAGAACAATTATGAGTTGGGGTGGATGAAAAAAGCTACTAGAAAACCTTTAGAATTTGACATTCAAAATATAAATGTGGGATAACAGGTTGGTTACAAGTTGAGCCATCAGTATAGTCCTCTCACCTCAGTCTGTAACAGAAGCAGTTGAAAGTTGGAGATGGCCTTCCTGTTGATGCCCAAGAACTCCATCTTGCTGGTTAAAGTGTTGGCTAGTTCTCCAATCTGAAACTGAGCATACAATAACATTTGAATTTTAGCACTTACCGATAGATTAATTGGAAATGTAATTTGGAATGTTCCAACAATTAACATTTTCAAACTGCAGCTGTACCTTGAGCTCAGGAGTTTCCACCTCCTCTTTAGGAGTTGCCTTCGACAcggcttcctcctcccccctggctgCCTCCTGTTCATCTGTCTCCCCGGCCTTCTCTAGGGCTTTGGAATGTGCTGAGGGCCACACAAAGAACAGTTACCACAGGTTCAGAAGGCTTTAGGGAGGTGGTTTGTTGACCCTACCCTAGGACAGATATCTATCGATGCCTGCATTAATGGCCAATTACTTAATACTGttatttatttaacccttgtgctgccttcgggtcacaatatcttttaacctttgcactgtggggggtgtgagacagcccgacggttaaaagaaaatgcttcactttatttttgtatgaggtaaagttgtcgcaacacgtggggggctcacaatgactgaagggtcaccaTGACCCGAATATAACACAAGAGTTAATACTGTATACTTAGAAACAATACTTAGTGCAAGAACCATAACAAGAGCTCTTTCTTTAATTTTATGAATATGAAAGCTAATTTGTGATTCAGGTTGAATTTGTAAAATACATACGGTATATTCAATACAATATACGGCATAATGTGCCATAAGACAAACATTTTCAAATGGAATTCAAATAATTTCATGAACATTGTGCATTTGACCCAGATCTGGTTCTCACTTGTCTCAGGTTTGTCCTGTGTGTCCGACTCCCTGCTGTTTGATTCGGGGCTAGCTGTGCGCAGGAAGGACGTCTTCCACCGAgctttcttctggagtaggcaACGGGGGCCAGAGGGCTCTTGACTGGTCTCCGAACACGGGCTTGACCCCCCTCCACTgccgtccccctcctccagcgcACGCAGCTCAGCCTAAGTGTCAGAGCGAAGAGGAGACAGTCAACTCTAACAATACGACCACAGTGTATTAGTGTACAGAACATTGTTTGAAATTCAGAACTCAACAGATTTTTATATACTCGCCTTCTTCCTCTCCAAAGCCAGCTCCAGTTCCATGGTATCTTcctcaggctcctcctcctctgcatcaGAGTTGTCCTGTGATTGATTCCCGCTGCGCTGTTCTCTTTGACTGAGGCTAAAGGGGGTGTCCAGGTCAcggaggggggcagcaggggaccCTGGGTGGCATACCCGCTCTCCGTCAGACTCCAGGCTGTTCTCCTTGTCATCTAGCCCCCCCAACAACCTCTTTCTCCaaatatcctcctcctccttcacctcagaagggatgagaggagcaAGCAGGGTTGCAGCCACACCACGATGCTCTTCTTCTTTGCTAGTCAGTGCCACAACACTCTCCATCACCTCCTGCAAGGAACAACATTTGAATAATTTAAGTAAATTGAGGTTGTTCAATTGAAGACGATTGTATAACCCTAAGCAGACTTAGAGAATAGAGTGTTAAAGGTTTTACTATAGTGGTCCTGATCTTTTTATTTATCGGTAACATGGGTCAGCATGCCaaaaggtgtcagaataatgcAGGCACAACATCCACATTAAACTTGCCTTCTTCTTTGTCTCCCTTTTGGATGGCAGGACACTGATGGTGGATGTGTTTTGCTCAGAGTAATACCCTGCAGACTGGGATGTACCATTCCCATTGACAGTTGTGCTACAAAAAGAAAGGAAATGTCATCCAATTTGAGTTTCCAGGGGCTTTCATATCCCAGTTTTCCAACATCCATATGAAAGTCAGATACACATCACTTTTATGTGAccccataataataataatttagaaACAGGTAGCACCACACCTGTCTGCATAGTGCTGGAGGCCCTGCACCTGGTCAGCAAGGTAGTGAGGTAGCTCCCAGGCAACCTCATTGGTCAAAGTGTTCCAGTAGTAGTAGCAACCAGTATTCTCATCCCAGACCTCCTGCCAGTCCCCCATATCAACCCCAACTGCAAACAGGGCACACAAAGTTAGTATGTAATCACCAACCATGTGTTCCTGTTCCAAATGCCAAACAGTCTATTCGGTGGTATCGATGAGAGCTGAAAGGTCAGCAATGATGATGATATGACAAAGgttgtatatataaaaaaaatcaccTCCAGCTAATGAACACTGAGTGTTATACTGAAACTCAGCCCCAGTACTGTTCTGCTCTGCTGCACTGTCTGTGCCAGGCTGCTGGGCCTTGGGCTCAGGCCGTGGAGGGGTAGGAGCTGGGGCCTGTGGGTCTGCAGAAGGTTCCTCTGAACCTGGCTGTGTGGTGATGGCATCGATTTCCTGCCAGATTAAACAATAGACAAAACTGTAACAGCTATTACTGGTTATAACTTATTTTTATGGCTGATTAAATTACACTTTTGTAGAAACAAGATTTTTGAAAATGTTTATAAAAACATCTTAAAAGCAAAcatgattattatttttttaaacctaTGTTAATCAGTGGGTTTAGTTAGTTTTAGATGCGTTCTAACTTGATGTGACGTAAGGCAGCGTCAGTGACTAAATCACTTTCATTACCTTGTTGTCTTCTTTACCAATTTATTCCCATGAGAGCAAAATCTGTATGTTATTTGAAATGTTATTTTGTGGCCTCCAATGTACATCAAtccttaaaaatatatatttttaaatctaccccaacatttttatttgtgtgttgaTAAGTAATAAGGCATTTTTATGGAAGGATATGATTTTGTTCCATTCCTAAGAATGAGTGCAATATATTGTAATAATCAACATTACATGTGACAGACTTGGGTCAGGGGTTCCTAAAGTCTCATACTTACAGCCATAAAGTTAGCAAGCGTGCTGTCAATGTCCGTTGACTGGTTGTGTTGAGATCTCCCAATTGTGGGTTGATAATCAGTGTCCTCATCATCACTGTCCTCATAGGCACCTAGGAGGGACAAGCCCtctaaaaacaaataaaatggcTGAGGTAGTGTAATGTGCTCTGATCTTACACTCTTACGCTCTTCCTCTCATAATAAGGTGTCAATCCAAGGCCACATAAACCCAAAATCGAGTGCATACATGATGTGATCTCACCTGTGGCCTTCACTGCGGGGGTCCTCATATTTGTAGTTTCTTCTCCTATTAATTTATGCCCATCACAATTAGCCTCTTGCTCCTCTGCAAAACACAATAGTCTGTCAAGCTATATCAATTATACAACCAGTAGCTTAACAATACAGGAAGTTAGCCAGGAAGTCTAAAAGGTATGAAAGAGGTTGGTGTGATGGAATGGCTAACTGAATTGAATAACATCGTTAATAATTCATCTTTAACAACTAATTATATCtacaatttaaaatgtaaaagctATTCTCAAGTTATCACGACACAAATTAAGACAAGTGATTTAAAAATATCAACAAGCTAGTGTCATTTTTTCTTGCAGCACATGACGTTTCTTTATACTACAATCAGATTTCTCGTACAGCATCTCGACAAACCTAGCGTGGCGACTGACCGTGGCCAAGTTAGTTTAAAGTTTGATATTGAATATTCGACATTCAACCGCATTTGAGGATCCATCTGCAGTGCAGTTGTGTATTCATAAAATTCTAAAGCTTCCCGTATAAAAAGTCAAAATCATACTAAACCAAGTGTCAGAAAGCGTACACCAGGGTCAATCCCTGGCAATCAGTTATTTATATAAAACGaattataattactgtaacATAAAGAAAAATCGACAATGACCGAAAAGCCATCAAACAATTCCTTGCCGCAGATTAACCCTCCTGCTGTGCTGTACACTTTCAACACACTTTGTTGAGTACGGACATTATGTGAGAAGCAATTGATTTTGCAGACTGTCCCTTATATGCGGTTGAATGTCGAATATATTGAACGTAAAACTAACTTTACCGGCCCTTGCCTCGGTCAGCAACCGTTCGTCTTCGACTTCTAGAATTTCAAAGAAAAATTATAGTTTTTCTTTGTAATTTGTAGCTATATCAGCTGATTCTGATGCATAACAAACGTGGTCTACGTTTCTataacaagctagctagctatctaacTTCTCAATAGGACAAAGTTGAAGTTGGGTTCTACCCGTTCACTGAACGGGCAAGGCAAAATAGCATGTGCTAGACTAGTCTACAGACTTTTGACTTTGTAACTCAGCTAGTCTACCCTAATATTTTCAATCGAAGTAGCTAAACTGCATGCTACTGTGTGCTTGCAATGTAGCATGCTAGCTAGACAAGACAGATCAGAAAATGGGCCCAATGCTGAAGGCGCATGATAGCTAATGTTATTGTTAGCTTGTTGCACACTCGAGTCGAGTTCCAGCTAGAGCTAACGCTACACAAATATATTTATACTGTAGCAAGCTCTAACGTCATCCTTATTATTACCGTCTGATCCTGAACCTAAAGCTTCTCCTCTAGTACCTCCGACAGTCCCACTACGAAGGCCAGGCGGTGAGAGCTGAAGTATTGTTCTACGTCCTCCTGTTCCGGGGCGAGTTTTCTTTCCCATCCCTGTAGCGGGGATCGCGGCTGTACCCTGCCGACGGAAGGATCCATCAGGCATCTTATTTCCGGTTGGTTGtttcaaaaatatttaaaaataaaagtcAAAAGACAAAAcgtttatttttcttttttttatgccACGTTTCCcaacagaacgacaatataaagtggatatattTTCAGTAGACATAAGGGAATTTTGTTATATAAATTAGTGTTACTGATGTCAACTGccagcacattgcaaatgtacagGCGCTGTAtagtgaattaggcctacaattatgacaactggctcaactaTTGTGCATGCAATGATTTTTGTTATTaactaaatgtttagatgtttgtggtggtaagacaatttaacagagaaccaatatagtaGATTGGCCATTAGACTATAAtttatgtggaggttgaacaagtacttcagagatgacagagaatttaaATTGTGATCTGACAAATATAcgtaccaaaaccactgagacGACCTGtcctcaccagctgcatcacgggcactgcactatctatctataattacagaaatatgtgtgtcaccgacatcattATGGGCACTGTGCCCTCTATAATTCCATGAatctgtgtgtgccaccaattttatcacgggcATTATGCAGTATCTATAGTTCAATGAAtctttatttgtgtgtttcactgacatcttaataaACAACtgtatcacgggcactgtgcactagttgaTTCAATGTTAAGACTAAACAAAAAGATGTATTTggttgtacattttctacattttatatttaaagaCTGCAGACACTTATCACATCTTATCTTTTAAGATATGTTTATTGTCAGTGGTGGATTAAGGTGGTCACGGGCCCCAAGGCTAATctttgtgccccccccccccccccccaacccacagCATATATAACAGCATAATGACGGTTTATCAATGATTCAAGCAACATAATTCATAGATCGGCATAGTTCTCCTCTGGACATGACCATGGGACATAAtcagggccgtaatcataatatatattgggggggacacatccctagcctggtcctaaccacactctcgtacatttcatttgtacagagtctgacctcgctccattgacaagcgttgacttccttgtaggcgggtaccctgttaaagtttaaaactattggatctgcccagagccactctgatctgccataaccaattgctagcgttagccttagccaattccttcaccactactgtaacagagctagctgccatagatggaaaatcaaacttttcccgaaccccgtggggaggagggccacaacatcatgtccaccaacaaaactcagcaaaacttgttcttgctccggctttagtttatagatattcggcagtgttgccacaacggaccgaatggctttgctcgcatctttctccgctgccattacggaactacaacacaaactagcgcacaacatcaacgtcatcgttctcagccactccctctgttcgctgattcgctggtagaaaatcaaccggagacatctgacttacgtacctcatggccagacctagtacagaagcaaaatcaaaattgagcggaggtacgtaggagggcagagccaggcaaaccccccccccccccccatattcaaatctggtcaaaatgtccccccccaatatattgatataaaaatttaaataaaatataaatgtgctacgctacgacaggcaaccacgcacgctgtccaaaATGATCATAAATGTTTTTATCATATTCATAACTAAACTTAAAAGGTTTTCAGGGGGgccctcagactccccagcaCATTTCCTACCCCCCCAATGTGGACTCCATGACTACAGCCTTTGTCATAATAgcagggtatagatcaaacattgtttattgtaTTCAGAACATTCAAAACAGAATAAAAGTAATACAAATTTGAAATCATTAGTTGTAAACTTTAATCATTGTTAATTGATCAGTGTTTaatgacagacctcttcaaGTGTCATGATCAAAAATATGATCAAGAGCCTCACATACAGTATTTCAGTTGGTCATTGTGCTTCCAAAGAATGTATTGTGAGCAATGCCTCAAAAAAATGTAATATACAAAATCTGCTAGAAAAGATATGTACATTGTTGGAACTATGTCGAGATTGTTCGTGAAAATgccaacaggtgtgtgtgtccagagagggaaagattaTATTAGGGAAAAGTTCCAACAGTTTGTGGGGAAAATATTGAGGAAAGGTTCCTGTGTGTGAAAGATTCTATTTGGGAACGGTTCCTGTGGGGGTTGCCATGGAAGCCAAGAATGGGAGTGAAGTATGTGGGTGTGCTCAAACACAGGACAAGAAGTGTGTCCATCTGATAAAAGGGCATGTGCCTGAACTCAATTTTAAACACTAATTGTAGTCTCCCCCAATAAGTTAAATGAAACTTTTGTATGGAAATCAtccaaatgtattttgtgtgttCAGATGGCCTATAAGGACAAAGTCATAAAACCTCATGACAATCAGTTAATCAACTAAATTTTTCAGAGGGAAAACTTGTTAATTGGTCAACACAACAGGAGGGTTAAAATGTCTTCCTCCTTGATCTTCTGGGAAAGTAAAGTCGTTAGTAATAAGGCTAATGAAAACCAAATTACGTAGATCCTCACTTTCAATTGACATCAGAGACATTTTGTTCGAGATTTTTTAGAAAATCTTGGTCGGGATGGTATACGACGCAACGGTAAAACTAGAATAAGCCATCTAATGGAATGGAACTCTTGCTGAAGTAAGCGAGACTTTAACAAAAAAAACCTGGGTTTTCCTTAAtctacgttgatggaacacccccctgggcCTCCAGCCAGTGCATTAATACAGCCAGTGCATTAATACAGCCAGTGCATTAATCCGCgtttgtttattgtatgcaccttcccaCCAAAGTAaagtccttgtttgtgtacacttacttggcgattaatCTTGATTCTgatctgattctgattaaaTATAGATAGGTCTGTCCACCAACTTGACCCAGTCTTAAATTGTCAGGGCGTAAACTCAACTGTTTACAGTACAAGTATTAGTGACACGTTTGTTGTTTTGGCTCTGTACATGAACTTAAAAGTACAGACTGTCAGACTTAGTTTGAGGGTATTTGCGAATGACCCTTTTGATTACTTAAGTTAAGTTACATAATGTTAAACTGTCCAATGTAAATACAATATTAATGTTTCATAGTGCATATCTATTAACCAGAAGCACCCAACTCCCCCTCATGGCATCTCATTAGCTGTAAAATGTTTAAGGTGAAACATTTTTCATTTCAATGTGTCTCAAAGATAATTTTTATTTGGCCCTTAATTCCTTAATACTTGCTATATCAGACAGTTGATGACTTGTAGTGTGACTTACTTTAGTTAACTAGTAGCCTAGTTCTGTCCTGTCCCAGAGCAGTTGAGAGCAGGGTCAATGCTTTGCATTTCAATGTGTTGTAATCTGAATTCATCTGTAGACTACACTTTATCTAATTTACTCTATTATCTACATGGCTCATACATGTAAATGATCTAAAATAGAATCTGACAATCTGACAATTGACCTCAGAGttattgtttaatttcaaatctaATGTTCTGGAGTACTGTACAAAACTACAGTATACAGATAGTACAGTATGATTTCATCGATATAATAGATTATGTAAACATTGTTATGTTCAGGATGATGgatttaaaatgtcttaaatggTGGTTTAGCTCTATTAAACCATTATTAAAAAGTGTGATAGCAATTCTAAGAAACGATGATGTAATGACATATGTAACTAGAACACACAGTGTCACAGTGCACtagaaaaataaacatttactaACAAACAAACATTCAGGTCACTTAGACATTAAGATAAGTAAAAAGAATCAACAGGCCATCAGTGGCTACTCGACTGATCACTTGGACGGATAGAGTAGGTGTTTAACCAATCAGGTTCACATCATCTGGAGGCGGGACAAATTCTAGCCCTGTATATAAGTGGGACCAGGAGCAGCATGGGACTCATGGATTTGAACAGTCTCTTTTTGCTGTGAAACCATGATGATTCACTGTTGCACCACCTGTTTGGTGGGGGTGGTCCTGCTAGGAGTTTTGAGTGACGCTCAAGGTACCTGGGAAAAGACGATCCAGAAGCCCGCCTGGCCTCCGACCCAGAGGCCCGTCTGGCCGATGCCTTCGTACCCAACCCAGAGGCCCATCTGGCCGAAGCCTTCGTACCCAACCCAGAGGCCCGTCTGGCCGAAGCCTTCGTACCCAACGCAAAGGCCCGTCTGGCCGAAGCCTTCGTACCCAACCCAGAGGCCCGTCTGGCCGAAGCCTTCGTACCCAACGCAAAGGCCCGTCTGGCCGAAGCCTTCGTACCCAACCCAGAGGCCCGTCTGGCCGAAGCCTTCGTACCCAACCCAGAGGCCCGTCTGGCCGAAGCCTTCGTACCCAACCCAGAAGCCCGTCTGGCCGAAGCCTTCGTACCCAACCCAGAGGCCCGTCTGGCCGAAGCCTTCGTACCCAACCCAGAGGCCCGTCTGGCCGAAGCCTTCGTA
Coding sequences within:
- the LOC134020610 gene encoding keratin-associated protein 19-2-like; protein product: MVAGHWTGFWVGYEGFGQTGLWVGYEGFGQTGLWVGYEGFGQTGFWVGYEGFGQTGLWVGYEGFGQTGLWVGYEGFGQTGLCVGYEGFGQTGLWVGYEGFGQTGLCVGYEGFGQTGLWVGYEGFGQMGLWVGYEGIGQTGLWVGGQAGFWIVFSQVP